The Setaria italica strain Yugu1 chromosome IX, Setaria_italica_v2.0, whole genome shotgun sequence genome has a window encoding:
- the LOC101770269 gene encoding uncharacterized protein LOC101770269: MAAAAAAAAILELDPSHERAARVIDNIVRLERRIFPKHESLARSIHDELKRRNSGLIYMTSSAARAGGDGDEVVGYAMYTCPTSLCATITKLAVKESCRRQGHGEALLKAAVERCRGRRVQRVILHVDPARTAAVALYRKAGFQVDATVEGYYAPRRDAYRMFVDLQ, from the exons atggcggcggcggcggcggcggcggcgatactCGAGCTGGACCCGTCGCACGAGCGCGCCGCCCGCGTCATCGACAATATCGTGCGGCTAGAGAGGAGGATCTTCCCGAAGCACGAGTCGCTGGCGCGATCCATCCACGACGAGCTCAAGCGCCGGAACTCCGGCCTGATTTACATGACATCCAGCGCCGCACGAGCAGGAGGCGACGGCGATGAGGTCGTCGGGTACGCCATGTACACCTGCCCGACCTCCCTCTGCGCCACCATCACCAAGCTCGCCG TGAAAGAGAGCTGTAGGCGGCAGGGCCACGGCGAGGCTCTGCTGAAGGCGGCCGTGGAGCGGTGCCGGGGGAGGAGGGTCCAGCGGGTGATCCTCCACGTAGATCCGGCGAGGACGGCCGCCGTCGCGCTGTACCGGAAGGCCGGGTTCCAGGTCGACGCCACCGTCGAGGGATACTACGCGCCGCGGAGGGACGCCTACCGGATGTTCGTGGATCTTCAGTGA